The Polyangium mundeleinium genome contains the following window.
GTTGAAATTCATGATGCACGTCTGGTCGGTCGTCTCCTGGTTCAGCACGCCCTGGCCGATGTATCCCTCCGCGATCGTATTGGCCGTGCGGGAGGGGAACCCGAATTCGTCGACCGCCAGGGTGAGCTGCGCCTGCCCCCGCACCGCGCCCTGGATCGGCGCGAGCAGCGCTCTCTGCTTGGCGAACGTCGTGAGCCACGTGGCCCCGCCGTTCGCCGCGAGCGTCGCTTCCCGCAGCGTCGCGTAGTTCGAGGCGTTCGTCGCGAAATCCCACGAGACGAGGCTCTCGGGGACGAGCGCATTCTCGAAATTCTTCGCGCCCCAGCGCCCCTCGGTGATCAGGAACAACGTGATGTCCACGTTCGCGCCCGTCCCCACGGCCACCATGCGCAGCGGCAAGGTCGGGCTGATGCCGGTTTGCACCACGCGGATCGGCTTCATGTCGCTCACACCTTTCTCCGGCTGCAGCCGGAGCGCGATGAAATCGAACCCCTCCGCGACGTACGTGTCGATGACCGGCGCCGTCTCCTCGGGGATCACGTAGCCCGCGATCGTCAGCCAATCGTCGAGCGCGCCCGGCGTTTGCGTGCTCAGCGTCACGGTCTCGTACGGGCCCACCGTGCCGCGGTGCACCACGTTCACGCCCCCGCCCGGTCCGAGCTCGCCCCCGCTCCCCGCGGCGGAATCGAACTGCGTGCACCCGCAATCGAAATCGGGGCCATTGTTGCAACTGATCGGCGGCGCGAACACCGTGGTCGACGTCGCCGCGTCGAGCGTCTCGAACCAGGCGTCGGTGGAGAGCTCGACGACCGCGCCGGGCTTCACGGGCAGGATCCAGCCCCAGTCCTTGGGGTCGCCGTTGTACCGAATCTGATCCCATAACACCGTTTGCTTCGGCGAGATCGAGAGCGCCATTCGGTGCGCGTTCACGATGGTGTTCACCATGGGCGGCACGACGCAGCCGCCACACGCGTGGGCGTCGCTCGGCGCGAGGAGCGCAGCGAGCGGCGCGCCGAGCAAGAGGGTCGCAAGCAAGGATGTCTTCATGAAGGTCTCCCATCACGCCGGCAGAATCGCGGCGCGGGGCCATCGTATCCCAAGTCGCGCCCCTGGATCGCCCTTTCGCCTGCTACGCTCGGCGCCATGTTTCCTCCGCCGCCCCGCTGGTCACGCCGCATCACCACCGTGGGCGTGACCGGCACGAACGGCAAGACCACGACCACGACGTTCCTCGCGGCCGCGCTCGCCCGCCTCGCCCGGCCCGTCCTTCGCGTGACCACGCTCGGCGCCTTCCTCGACGACGCGCCGCTCCCGTTCCCCGCGACGCACGACGACTTCCTCGACGCCATGCGCCACGGTTTTGAACAGGGCGCGCGATATGCCGCCGTCGAGGCCACGAGCGAGGCCCTCGCGCTCGGGTTTGCCAAGGCGTGGCCCATTTCCCTCGCGGTCTTCACGAACCTGACGCGGGACCACCTCGACGCGCACGGCTCGCCCGAGCATTACCTCGCGAGCAAAGCGCAGCTCTTCGTGCACCTGCCCGCGGACGGCGCGGCGATCCTCAATGCCTGGGATCCCGCCTCGGAGCTGCTCGCCGAGGTCGTCGCGAAAGGCGCGCGCACCGTCACGTACGGCCTCCCTTCACGCGCGCCGGGAAAGCCGGTCCTCCGGCCCAATCTCGTGGCCGAGGAGATCTCCGTGGGCTGGGATGGAACACGCGCCCGGCTCGCTTCCACGTTGCGTGTTCGAGACATGCCGCAGGAAATACGCATTCGCGCGATCGGCGAGCCGTTCCTGGAGAATGCGCTCGCCGCGCTCGCGGCCGCGATCGAGGCGGGTGTCCCCCCGGCGGAGGCGGCGGACGCGATCGCCCAGGTGCCCGCGCCGCCCGGTCGATTCCAGGTCCTCGGCGCGGGTCCACGCGCCGTCGTCGATTATGCGCATTCCCCCGACGCGCTCGCCCGCACGCTCACGACGGCGCGTGGCCTCACGACGGGCCGCGTGTTCGTGGTCTTTGGCGCCGGCGGGGATCGGGACCGCGGCAAACGCGCTTCGATGGGCGAGGCCGCGCGGCGGGCCGATCGCATCGTGCTCACGAGCGACAACCCCCGAAGCGAGGACCCCGCGGCGATCGCCGAGGAAATCCGGGTCGGGCTCGGCGATCACCCCGACGTCCGTGTCGTCCTCGACCGCGCCGAGGCGATCCGCGGAGCCATCGCGGAGGCGGGCCCCTCCGACGTGGTCGTGATCGCGGGCCGCGGCCCCGAGACCGAGCAGGTCTTCGCCTCGGGAAACCGCCGGCTCGTCGACGCGGAGGTCGCGGACGCGGCGCTCGCGGAGGCGTGAAGCAAAAAAAGAACCGGCATTCCCCGTACCCGCCGCGCGCCGTTCGGGCATGATGCGCGCGATGTTGCGAGGGTTCGTCTTGCGCCAGGGCCTGCGCGTCGTCGCCGTGCGCCCCGAGGAGATCGGCGCCGTCGTGTGGTCGTTCGTCTACTTTTTCCTGCTCCTCTCCGGGTATTACCTCATTCGCCCGCTCCGCGACGCCATGGGCATCGCGGGCGGCGAGAAGGCCTTGCCGTGGCTCTTCTCCGCGACGTTCGGGGTGATGCTCTGCGCCGTCCCGCTTTATGGCGCCCTCGTCACGCGCCTCTCGCGCCGCCGCCTCGTCCCCGTCGTCCACCGCTTCTTCGCGGCAAACCTCCTCCTCTTTTTCGCGCTCGCGTCCCTCGGCGTCCCGCGTCCGCTCCTCGGCCGCGTCTTTTTCGTCTGGACCAGCGTCTACAACCTGTTCGTCGTCTCCGTCCTCTGGAGCTTCCTCGTCGACGTCTTCACGAGCGAGCAGGGCAAGCGCCTCTTCGGCATCATCGCCGCGGGCGGCAGCGCGGGCGCGATCCTGGGCCCACTCGTCACGGCGGCCGTGAGCAAGCGGCTCGGGCAAACGCACCTCTTCTGGTTGCTCGTCCTCTCGGCCGTGACGCTCGAAGCGTGTGTCCTCTGCGCGCGGCGCGCCGAGCATTACGCGGGCGCGCGTGACGCCTCGGAGGCGCGCGCCTCTTCGGACAAACCCGTCGGTGGCTCGCTTTTCGCCGGCGTCCGCCTCATCGTCGCGTCGCCGTACCTCGCGGGCATCGCGCTCGCGATGTTGCTCCTGACGACGATGAACACCTTTCTTTATCTCCAGAAGACCGATCTCGTCCGCCGCGCGGCCCAGGATTCGGCGGCGCATACGGCTCTTTTCGCCTGGAACGACACGGCCGTGAACGTCCTCTCCGCCGCGCTCTCGTTGTTCCTCACGGGCCGGCTCATGACCCGGCTCGGCCTCGCCGCGGCGCTCGTCGTGCTCCCCGTCCTCTCTGGCCTCGGATTCTCGGCGCTCGCCGTCTATCCCTCCCTCGCGGTCGTTGCCGTGGTCGAGGGACTCCGCCGCGCGGCGCAATATGCGATCGAGCGCCCGGCGCGCGAGGTGCTTTATACCGTCCTCCCCCGGGAGGCGAAATACAAGGCGAAGAGCTTCATCGACACCGTGGTCTTTCGCGGGGGCGATGCCGCGAGCGCGTGGGCGCACGCGGGGTTGCTCACCCTGGGTTTGTCGTCCTCGGGCATCTCGCTCGTCGCGGTCCCGCTCGCGGGCCTTTGGCTCGGCGTGGCCCTTTTCCTGGCCCGCCGCGAAAAGACCCTGGCGGAGGAGGGGGCCGAGTCACGCAAGCTGGACGCGCCGGCGGCCGTGACCTGACCCGCGTTTACCGCCCCATCCCCTTCTCCCGCAGCCACGCGACGCTCCTCGCCATGCCCTCGTCGAGCCCGATGCGCGGCGCATACCCGAGGGCCTTGATCCGCTCGATCCCGTATTGCCCGCGCCGAAGCACGTAGCGCACGGCCTCGCGGTTCATTTCGAGCTCCCGCCCCAGCACGGAGGCCGCGCGATCGAGCGTGGCGGCGGCGCGGAGCACGAGCGGCCCCGGGAGATCGGGGAGCCCGCGGATGCCGAGGAATCGCTGGTAATGGCTGAAGAATTCGCGCGCGGTCGTGCGCCTGTCGTCCGTGACCGTGAAAGGCAGGCCGCCCTTGTTCGCGGCGAGCACGAGCTCGATCGCGTCGAGGAGGTTGTCCACGTACACGTGGTTCACGTGACAAACCTTGCTATCGACGTAGATCCACGACCGCGCGGCCATCATGCGCGTCGGCCGCTCCGTCCAGGGGATCGAGCCGGGGCCATACACGTCGCCGGGCCTCACCACGTAGACATCGAAGACGCCGGGCTCGTGCGCCGCGAGCGCGAGCGCCTCGCTCCGGATCTTCGTCGCGCAATAAGGGTTGTCGAAGCCGCCCAGGGGCCCGTCCTCGGGCACGCCGTCGGGGAAATCGAAGCCGTGCACCATGACCGACGAGATCATCACGAAATGGCGCACGCCCGCGCGCCGCGCCGCGACCAGCATCGCCCCCGTTCCGCCCACGTTCACCCGCTCGAAGAGCGTCATCGGGCCCGACTCCCGCACGACCGCGGCCGTGTGGTAGACGGTCTCCGCCCCCGCGCAGAGCGCCGCGCAGGCCGCCGGATCCGACACGTCCCCGCGGAGGAGCTCGATCGAAGGGCCTCCCTCGCGATTCGGCACGAGATCCAGCCCGCGAACCCTGAAGCCCGCGGCGAGCGCGCGCGCGGCGAGCGCCCGGCCGAGGAACCCCGATGCGCCCGTGATGGCCACGATCGATCGGCTCATTCTTGTCCCCGCTCCTTATCTCCGAAAGAGGGACCTTGACCGCAAGGCCCCTTTCGGTTTCCTTTCTCGCATGCCCCACGTCGATCTGAATGGCCAAAAGATTTTCTACGAGGACTCCGGCGGCGAGGGACCGCCCGTCGTGCTCGCGCACGGCTTCTTGATGGATCTGACGATGTTCGATCCGCAGGTCGCGGTCCTCGCGCCCGAGTTCCGCGTGATCCGCTTCGACGCCCGCGGCTTCGGCCGCACGAAGAGCGACGGGAATCGCTTCACCTACTGGGACTCGGTCGAGGACTGCATTCGGCTCCTCGATCACCTCGGCATCGAGCGCGCCGTCGTCGGTGGCATGTCCCAGGGCGGCTTTCTCACGCTGCGCGCCGCGTTGAAGTGGCCCGATCGCGTGAAGGCCCTCGTCCTCATCAACTCGCAGGGCGGCGTGGACGACGCCGAGACGCTCGCCGGGAACCGCAGCATGCTGGAGACATGGCGGCAGCAGGGCCCGATTGATCCGATCGTCCATGGGATCGCCGGCCTCATCCTCGGCGCGCCCGAGCACTGGGAGCCCTGGGTCTCGATGTGGCGGAAGGCCTCGATCGAAGACCTCGTGGCCCCCACGCTCGCCCTGCTCGAGCGCGAGGACATCACCGATCGCCTCAGCGAGATCAAGCAGCCGGCGATCGTCTTCCACGGCGACGCGGACCTCGCGATTTCGCTCGAGCGCGGCCGCCTCCTCGCGGACAAACTCTCGGGCTGCAAGAGTTTCGTCACGGTGAAGGGCGCCGCGCACGCGTCGAACCTCACCCACGCCGATCAGGTGAACCCGCCGCTCCTCGCGTTCCTCCGCGCGTACGCGTGAGCCGCACGGGCTGAACATCCGAGCAGACACACCGGCGCCTACGCGCTAGGATGCGCGGCATGCCGCGCCCCGTGCAGAACCCGCCGAACCCCTGGGCGAAGACCGAGGTCGAGTGGCTCGACGAGCCGCCGAACGCGACGCTCCAGGTCTTCGAGGAGCAGGCCCGCTCGATCCTCTCCGAGAACGAGAGCCCGGATCTGCCCTTCCGCTTCAGCCTGAACCCCTACCGCGGCTGCATCCACGCCTGCGCCTACTGTTATGCCCGCCCGAGCCACCAGTACCTCGGCTTCGGCGCGGGCACCGATTTCGATCGCAAGATCGTGGTCAAGACGAACGCGCCGCGCCTCCTCCGCGAGGCCTTCGAGAAGCCGAGCTGGCGCGGCGACGGGGTCGTCCTCTCGGGAAACACCGATTGTTATCAGCCGCTCGAAGCGAGCTACGAGCTCACGCGTCAATGTCTCGACGTTTGCCTCGCCTTCCAGAACCCGGTCTCGATCATCACGAAGAGCCGCCTCGTGGCGCGGGACGCGGGCCTGCTCGCGGAGCTCTCGCGGCGGGCGCGGGCGCACGTGTTCCTCAGCATTCCGTTCGCGAGGGACGAGGACGGGCGCAAGATCGAGCCCTGGGCGAGCAAGACGAGCCTGCGCTTCGGCGCGATGCGCGCCCTCGCGGACGCGGGGGTCCCGGTCGGGATCGCCATTGCGCCGGTCATTCCAGGGCTCAACGATTCGGACATCGCCGAGCTGCTCGAGCGCGCGCGGGAGGCGGGGGCGGGGACGGCGTTCCTGCAGCCCCTTCGGCTCTCGGCCGAGGTCCTGCCCGTCTTCGAAGAGCGGCTCGCCGAGGCGTATCCGCTGCGGGCGCAAAAAGTACGCAATGCGATCCAGGAGATGCGCGGCGGCAAGATGAACGAGAGCGCGTTCGGGGCGCGCTTCTCGGGGCTCGGGCCCCGGTGGGCCATGGTCGAGCGGGTGTTCGAGGCCCATTGCGCGCGCCTCGGCCTGAACCGGGAGCGCATCACCCGCGAGGCCCCGACCACGTTCCAGCGGCCGAAGAGACAGCTTTCGCTCTTCGACGACAGATCCCCAAACCGGTAACGATACCACGGCTCGGGGGCGCGGCGCGCCGTTTTCCCTTCCGCGGCGGCTCCTTGCCCTGAAATGAGGGAAACGAAAACCCTCCAGGGTACCATCCCGCGTCGAGGGGCGACCACGAGAATCCGCCGAGCGTTTCGAATTCGTTCATGAAGTGAGATGTTTCTCACCAAACTTACGACTTCGTCCGATTCGGCGCCAAAAATGAAGGACCGTGGCGGCGGACAGGTTACGCTGGAGATGGTCACTGCGTAACGACGTCCGGCGCCGCCCCCGACCCCGGCGTGCACGTCCCCGTAGTGCCGGAGGTGACGTGTGTCATGCCCAAGAACCCGGCCATTTTCCGTGTTTCCGTTGCCCTTCTTCCTTGCTTGACGCTCGCCGCGAGCCTCCCCGGCTGCCTCCTCGACGCAGAGGAGCCGCTCGATATCACGCAGCTCAGCGCCCCGCCCGAAGACGACCACGAAGCCAAAGAGGCCGAGATCGAAGAGGAAGAACCCGACGATTCCAAAGGGAAAAAAGCCAGCAGCGGCTCGGCGCCCCAGGCGGGCGCGGCGTGTACCGTGGCGGCCACGTTCAAATACACGACGTCGGGGGACGTCACGACCGCCTCGATCAACACCACGGCCGTCGCATGGTTCACGAAAGGTTCGTACACGGTCCGGATGACCGGCCCCTCACGGACCTTTGCCGCCGGGGTGACCGGCGTCCCGTCGGTCACGACGACCATGTGGATTCGCACGCTCACCACACCCTTCGATCCGGCCACGATGGGGACCACGGCCCGCAGCGCCTGGCTCAACGCAGCGCGTGCTGTCAATTGCGTGACGGGGATGTCGGACATCCTCGCCGTCGGGTACGAATACATCGAGGGCGCGCCGAAGGACGCCGGGTACGCGAACGGCGCGGACTACCACGATTACCTCGGGCTCGCCTGGGATCCGATCGACGCGAACATCATCGCCGCGGACACCACGCAGTTGGGCAAGATCGATTGCTCGGGGTATCTGCGGCTCCTCTTCGGCCAGCATGCGAATTTTCTTTACAACGGCGTGGAGGCGAAGATCCCGATGTCGCTGTACGTCAAGGGCACGCTCACCCGGTCGAGCAAGGATCAATATCAATCGGGGCCGGGCAAGATCATCGTGCCGTTCCGCACCCAGCCCACGGGCGCCACGGCCTTCAACGGGACCCCCACGGCCACGGAGCTCGCGGCGATCGAGGTTGGTGATATCGTATTTTTCGATTCGAGCTGCGATTACGCCGTGTCGACCCCCTCCTGCGGCACGGACTGGACCTCGATCGGCCATACCGGGATCTACGTCGGTCGCGACACCTTGAACAACGCCCGCTTCCTCTCCTCCCGCTCGACCGCGAACGGCCCCACCGTGGCGAACACGGGTGGCTGGTCGGTCTTCAACAACGCCACCGGCGTCAGCGGGACCTACCCGAAGCGGTTCCGCGGCGCGCGACGGTTCTGACGGCGCACCTTCGGCGCGGCGCGCTTCGCATTGCACTTTTCCCGCCCGAAAAGAACGGCAATGGCGATACGGAGGCGCGCGATCTGGACTTTTTTTCATATCGACTGTGCCTCCCGTGCCACAGCCCCCTCCCGTGGTCCGGACGGGACCCCGAAGGCCCCACCTGGCTTCGGGCCGCGCGACGGTTCTGATCGTCGTAAATTCGGCCGGCACACCGCTTGCAGCTTATCGTTGCCGAACCACGCCGCTTCCCCCGGCGGCAGGCCCGGTATCCCCGGCGCCGCGTAACCCCGACCCTCGGAGGTTCCCCCATGGCCACGATTTTGGCTGCCGTTCGCTCTTTTGCAGGCGCGCTCCTCCCCAGCCTCGCGCTCGCCGCGACCCTCACCGGCTGCCTCGGCGGGGGAGGCGGCGCCGACGCCGGCGACGAAGATACCAAGGTCGTGGTCGGCGACGAAGGAGAGGAGACGGGCGGAGACGAGACGCCGACGACGCCCGACGACGAACCGGTCGTGGAGGTCGAGGAAGAGCCGCAAAGCGCGGGGCCCTGCGGGAAGGTCGCGACGTTCTCGTTCGCGAAGTCGGGCGACACGATGATCGCGTCGGTGGGCGGCGAGCCGGTCGCGTGGTTCACGCACGGCGGGTATTCCGTGCGGATGGCGGGGGCTTCGCGCACGTTCGGCGCGGCCACGTCGGCGAGCACGGTCACCACGTCGACGTGGGTGCGGACCCTGAGCGAGCCTTTCGACGTGGAGAAGACCTCGGAGGCGAAGATCTCGGCGTGGCTGAATGCGGCCCGCGGGGTGAACTGCGACGCGGGAACGCAGGACGTGATCGCGATCTCGTACGACTACGTGGAGGGCGGCTCGAAGGACGCGCGGTACGCGCTCGGCGCCGATTTCCACGACTTCCTCGGCATCGACTGGGATCCGATCGACGCGAAGAGCATCCTGGCCGACCTCGGCCTCGAAGGCGCGCTCGACTGCTCGGGCTACATGCGCCTCGTGTGGGGGAGCCGCACGAACTTCACGTATGAAGGCGAGGACGTGAGCCTTCCCCTTTCCCTGAAGTCGGTTCCTGGGCACCTGCCGCGCTCGAGCGAGGACATGTACCGGTTCGCCCCCGGCAAGATCGTCGTCCCCTTCCGCACGCATCCCGCGGGCGCCCCCGCCTTCCAGGGCGCGCCGACGACGACCGAGCTCGCCGCGATCGAGCCTGGAGACCTCGTCTTTTTCGACACGCAGTGCAACTACACCATCGCCACGGCCCTGCTCTGCGGCAAGGATGTGGGCGCGATCAGCCACGTCGGCATGTTCGTGGGCCGCGACAACGGCGGGAACTACCGCTTCATTTCGAGCCGCACGACGGCGAACGGCCCGACCGTGGGCAACACCGGCGGCTGGTCGATCTTCAACGCGGGCGCGGACGGCACGGGCTCGTACCCGCAGCGCTTCCGCGGCGCCCGTCGCCTGTAAGGTGGCCTGAGGCTTCGACGCCTCAGGCACGTACGCAAACCTGGGTCTCCGTTTATCCACCTGGATCACGGATGTACCAGGATCCCGGATCCTGAATCCTGCATCCGATCGCCTGGCTGGGCTTCCCGCGAGCTGCTCTCG
Protein-coding sequences here:
- a CDS encoding Mur ligase family protein, whose translation is MFPPPPRWSRRITTVGVTGTNGKTTTTTFLAAALARLARPVLRVTTLGAFLDDAPLPFPATHDDFLDAMRHGFEQGARYAAVEATSEALALGFAKAWPISLAVFTNLTRDHLDAHGSPEHYLASKAQLFVHLPADGAAILNAWDPASELLAEVVAKGARTVTYGLPSRAPGKPVLRPNLVAEEISVGWDGTRARLASTLRVRDMPQEIRIRAIGEPFLENALAALAAAIEAGVPPAEAADAIAQVPAPPGRFQVLGAGPRAVVDYAHSPDALARTLTTARGLTTGRVFVVFGAGGDRDRGKRASMGEAARRADRIVLTSDNPRSEDPAAIAEEIRVGLGDHPDVRVVLDRAEAIRGAIAEAGPSDVVVIAGRGPETEQVFASGNRRLVDAEVADAALAEA
- a CDS encoding alpha/beta fold hydrolase, yielding MPHVDLNGQKIFYEDSGGEGPPVVLAHGFLMDLTMFDPQVAVLAPEFRVIRFDARGFGRTKSDGNRFTYWDSVEDCIRLLDHLGIERAVVGGMSQGGFLTLRAALKWPDRVKALVLINSQGGVDDAETLAGNRSMLETWRQQGPIDPIVHGIAGLILGAPEHWEPWVSMWRKASIEDLVAPTLALLEREDITDRLSEIKQPAIVFHGDADLAISLERGRLLADKLSGCKSFVTVKGAAHASNLTHADQVNPPLLAFLRAYA
- a CDS encoding NAD-dependent epimerase/dehydratase family protein, translated to MSRSIVAITGASGFLGRALAARALAAGFRVRGLDLVPNREGGPSIELLRGDVSDPAACAALCAGAETVYHTAAVVRESGPMTLFERVNVGGTGAMLVAARRAGVRHFVMISSVMVHGFDFPDGVPEDGPLGGFDNPYCATKIRSEALALAAHEPGVFDVYVVRPGDVYGPGSIPWTERPTRMMAARSWIYVDSKVCHVNHVYVDNLLDAIELVLAANKGGLPFTVTDDRRTTAREFFSHYQRFLGIRGLPDLPGPLVLRAAATLDRAASVLGRELEMNREAVRYVLRRGQYGIERIKALGYAPRIGLDEGMARSVAWLREKGMGR
- a CDS encoding NTP/NDP exchange transporter, translated to MLRGFVLRQGLRVVAVRPEEIGAVVWSFVYFFLLLSGYYLIRPLRDAMGIAGGEKALPWLFSATFGVMLCAVPLYGALVTRLSRRRLVPVVHRFFAANLLLFFALASLGVPRPLLGRVFFVWTSVYNLFVVSVLWSFLVDVFTSEQGKRLFGIIAAGGSAGAILGPLVTAAVSKRLGQTHLFWLLVLSAVTLEACVLCARRAEHYAGARDASEARASSDKPVGGSLFAGVRLIVASPYLAGIALAMLLLTTMNTFLYLQKTDLVRRAAQDSAAHTALFAWNDTAVNVLSAALSLFLTGRLMTRLGLAAALVVLPVLSGLGFSALAVYPSLAVVAVVEGLRRAAQYAIERPAREVLYTVLPREAKYKAKSFIDTVVFRGGDAASAWAHAGLLTLGLSSSGISLVAVPLAGLWLGVALFLARREKTLAEEGAESRKLDAPAAVT
- a CDS encoding DUF2330 domain-containing protein, with the protein product MKTSLLATLLLGAPLAALLAPSDAHACGGCVVPPMVNTIVNAHRMALSISPKQTVLWDQIRYNGDPKDWGWILPVKPGAVVELSTDAWFETLDAATSTTVFAPPISCNNGPDFDCGCTQFDSAAGSGGELGPGGGVNVVHRGTVGPYETVTLSTQTPGALDDWLTIAGYVIPEETAPVIDTYVAEGFDFIALRLQPEKGVSDMKPIRVVQTGISPTLPLRMVAVGTGANVDITLFLITEGRWGAKNFENALVPESLVSWDFATNASNYATLREATLAANGGATWLTTFAKQRALLAPIQGAVRGQAQLTLAVDEFGFPSRTANTIAEGYIGQGVLNQETTDQTCIMNFNTFASDTRMVVDPCPAGKPSNDPSCGEIGAGEIDARVFECGESDELVDSTMDDVATALNGLHPADVWLTRLEAKLPRAALAKDLELEPSELQVEVEHEIRARSSKNVDTICPSGVVVLPGSGSGSNKDRGTFVVVLSTLGAGVLALARRRLRGARSPLPA
- a CDS encoding PA0069 family radical SAM protein; amino-acid sequence: MPRPVQNPPNPWAKTEVEWLDEPPNATLQVFEEQARSILSENESPDLPFRFSLNPYRGCIHACAYCYARPSHQYLGFGAGTDFDRKIVVKTNAPRLLREAFEKPSWRGDGVVLSGNTDCYQPLEASYELTRQCLDVCLAFQNPVSIITKSRLVARDAGLLAELSRRARAHVFLSIPFARDEDGRKIEPWASKTSLRFGAMRALADAGVPVGIAIAPVIPGLNDSDIAELLERAREAGAGTAFLQPLRLSAEVLPVFEERLAEAYPLRAQKVRNAIQEMRGGKMNESAFGARFSGLGPRWAMVERVFEAHCARLGLNRERITREAPTTFQRPKRQLSLFDDRSPNR